The region GTGCCCCACATATACGGGAAACCGTACTGGTTGCCCGGGTCGTTGACCTCAAGTTTTTTCATCAGCAGCGGGTCGAGGTTTTTCCAGTTGGGTAACTGGCTGCGGTCCAGCTTCTGGATCGCTGCGGCCTTGATCAACCTCGACAGGAAATGGTTGGAAGGGCTGACCACGTCATAGCCGGTATTGCCGGTCATCAACTTGGATTCGAGCACTTCGTTGCTGTCATGAATGTCGTAGGTGGCCTTGATACCGGTGGCCTGGGTAAAGCGGGTGAGGGTGTCGTCGGCGATATAGCCGTTCCAGTTGGAGATATTGACCTCTTCGGCGGCATAGCCGGCCGCCGAAAACGCACCGAACATCACGGCCACGGACAATTGCTTGATGTGCATTGCATTCACCTTTTTTGTTTTAGATTTCGGAACGGGCACGTACCGCTTCAATACGCATGCGCAGCAGGGCACCGAGGTCAAACAGCGGGCGGGGCGGCAGCCAGCCGGGCTGCGCACGCTGTATGACCGATTGCAGCAAGGGTGAGCTTGCGCCCGATGCCCACTCCGCCATCAGTCGCCCCCACAACGTGCCGCGCGCCACGCCGGAACCGTTGCAGCCGGCGATGGCAAACAGGTTGTTTTCGACCTTGGCGAAGTAAGGCTGGCCGGACCGCGACGCGCTGAGGTGGCCGGTCCAGGTGTAGTGGATGTCTTGCTCGGTGAGCCACGGGAAGCGTCGTTGCAAGCCACGCACATGGTGGTGGCGCCGTTGCAGTAAGTCGCCATTGGACAAGTCACGCGTGCGGTACTCGGCCGTGTTGCGGATCATCACGCGCCGGTCCGGCGTCAAACGCACGGTGGCGCCGAGTGGCCGCGTTGACAGCACGCCCCAGGGTTCGGCGGCGCATTCTTTTTCCGTCAGCGGGCGGGTGAGGCTCGCGCTCAGTTCCATGGGGAAGGTGGCGCTGTGGTCCAGGCCGACGCGGGGGATAAAGGCGTTCAGGCACACCAGCACGTGCCGTGCTTCGATACTCCCGGCCCGGCTGGTCGCGCGAATGGCGCCGTTGCTCATGCGTTCCATACCGGTGATATCGGTGTTTTCAAACAGACTGACCGATGCAGGTAACGCCGCCAGCAAACCCTTCACATATTTGGCCGGTTGCAGCAGGGCGTTGCCGTTGCCGCACCAGATTCCGGCCTGGTAATGCGCGGTGCCGAGCTTCTGGTGCAGTGCGTCACCTTGCAGGCCTTGTGCAGAGGCACCGAGGGCGTGCAGGGTGGCAAGTTTGTCGTCGACCTGGTTGAGTTTGTCGGCGTCATGCACGGCAAAGAAGTAGCCATTGTCGCGAAAGTCGCAGTCGATGCCATGGCGTGTGATGCGCTGGCGCACCTCGTCGCTGGCGGCCCGAGAGATGGCAGTGTCCACCTCGAATCCTGCGAACCCTGGGCGGCCCAACAACTCGTTTTCAGCCGGGTGTTCATGGGCCACCACAAACCCCGAGTTCCGCGCCGAGGCGCCTTGGGCGGCGTATTGACGGTCGACGATCACGATGCGTGCTTCAGGGTGCAGGGCCGCGAGGCTGTGGGCGGCACACAGCCCGGTGATGCCGGCGCCGATCACCAGCCAATCGGCCTGTTGCGCGCCCTTCAAGGCGTCGCGGGCGGGTAGGGGGGCGGTTTGGGCTATCCAGCCACAGGTATTGTCCACGTTTGCCTCGGCTGCATGCGTTGATTGCATGGATGATTTAAGTCGATGGCTGGAATTTATAGGGGGTTGGGTGATACAACCAACGTTATAAAATCATCCAGTTATTCGGAAAGCGCATGGATAAGATTCGTCACGTGCCGTCCTTGCAAGGCCTGCAGGCGCTGGTGGAAGTCAGTGACAGCGCCAGCTTCACTCAGGCCGCGCATACGCTGTGCCTGACCCAAAGCGCGGTCAGTCGCCAAATCCAGCAATTGGAAAGCCATTTCGGCGTGGCGCTGTTCACCCGCACCAGTCGCAGCCTGCGCGTTACTGTCGAAGGCGAGCAAGTGCTGGCATGTGCTCGCAGTATCCTCGCGCAGCTCAAGGTGCTGGAGGACCGGATTTCGCCGCAGAAACGCCCGTTTCGGATTCGCCTGCACGTGTCGCTGGCCGTGCGTTGGCTGCTGCCGAAGCTGAGTGATTTCTATCGGCTGCACCCGGACATTTCGCTGGCCATCGAGACCGTCGCCACCGAAGCGGTCGAGCCTGCCGGCGACAGTGATGCTTACATCCAGTACCTGCCCAAGCCGCCGAGCGATCCGGCGAGCCTGACGTTGTTCGAGGAAAAATTGGTGCCGGTGTGCGCTCCCGGGCTGGGGCCGCTGACCACACTGGACGACCTGCGCCACATGGCGCTGCTGCACCGTTCGGTGGACAAGCAGGACTGGCGCGTGTGGCTGGCCGCCAACGGCGCCGGCGCGCTGGAGGACTACCGCCATATTCCGTTTAACCTCGATGAACTGGCGCTGGACGCCGCCGCCCGTGGGTTGGGTGTGGCGATGACCGACCTGACGCTGGCCGTCGAATCCATCGAGCGGGGCGTGCTGGTGGTGCCGTTGGGCGAACCTTTGGAGACCGGCGGGGTGTATGCGCTGTGCCTGCAACCCATGGCGGCGTCTCACCCCGGTTGTGCAGTGGTCATGGAGTGGTTTGCACGACAGGCGCAGCGGTGAACCACAAACGTACAAGATTCAGCGCAAACCGCCTCGGTAGACTCGCCGCACTTCTTCTACGGCAGGTTCTCCATGGACATCTTTCTCTACGCCTTCAGCGTCATGTACAGCCCGGGTCCGGTAAATTTCATGGGCTTGAATGCCGGGCTCACCGGCAAATTCCGCCGCTCCACCGGTTTCTTCATCGGCGTAGGCTGCGCGATGCTGTTGCTGTTCGTACTGTTTGGTTACACCGGCGAGGCGATCATTTCCCAAGCGGCACTACCGTATATCTCGCTGGTCGGCGGCGTTTACACACTGTATCTGGCCTATCAGGTGTTCACCGCGCGCACGGTTGTCGAGGACGCTTCCCGTGAACCGGGCAAAACCCTCACGTTCTGGAACGGCCTGGTGATTCAGTTGCTTAATCCCAAAGGCATCATGGCGGTACTGCCGATCACCAGCGTGATGTTGCCGGCGGCGCATATCAGCGGTGCGTCCATTGCTGGAGTGTCGGCATTACTGGCGTGCGGTGCGTTCGGCGCGCCTTGGGTCTACGCGTTGCTTGGGGCGGTGCTGGGACGGCGAATCAGCGGG is a window of Pseudomonas antarctica DNA encoding:
- a CDS encoding NAD(P)/FAD-dependent oxidoreductase, translating into MDNTCGWIAQTAPLPARDALKGAQQADWLVIGAGITGLCAAHSLAALHPEARIVIVDRQYAAQGASARNSGFVVAHEHPAENELLGRPGFAGFEVDTAISRAASDEVRQRITRHGIDCDFRDNGYFFAVHDADKLNQVDDKLATLHALGASAQGLQGDALHQKLGTAHYQAGIWCGNGNALLQPAKYVKGLLAALPASVSLFENTDITGMERMSNGAIRATSRAGSIEARHVLVCLNAFIPRVGLDHSATFPMELSASLTRPLTEKECAAEPWGVLSTRPLGATVRLTPDRRVMIRNTAEYRTRDLSNGDLLQRRHHHVRGLQRRFPWLTEQDIHYTWTGHLSASRSGQPYFAKVENNLFAIAGCNGSGVARGTLWGRLMAEWASGASSPLLQSVIQRAQPGWLPPRPLFDLGALLRMRIEAVRARSEI
- a CDS encoding LysR substrate-binding domain-containing protein produces the protein MDKIRHVPSLQGLQALVEVSDSASFTQAAHTLCLTQSAVSRQIQQLESHFGVALFTRTSRSLRVTVEGEQVLACARSILAQLKVLEDRISPQKRPFRIRLHVSLAVRWLLPKLSDFYRLHPDISLAIETVATEAVEPAGDSDAYIQYLPKPPSDPASLTLFEEKLVPVCAPGLGPLTTLDDLRHMALLHRSVDKQDWRVWLAANGAGALEDYRHIPFNLDELALDAAARGLGVAMTDLTLAVESIERGVLVVPLGEPLETGGVYALCLQPMAASHPGCAVVMEWFARQAQR
- a CDS encoding LysE family translocator, whose translation is MDIFLYAFSVMYSPGPVNFMGLNAGLTGKFRRSTGFFIGVGCAMLLLFVLFGYTGEAIISQAALPYISLVGGVYTLYLAYQVFTARTVVEDASREPGKTLTFWNGLVIQLLNPKGIMAVLPITSVMLPAAHISGASIAGVSALLACGAFGAPWVYALLGAVLGRRISGTSAFTVFNRCMGIALAACAYFMFHAFYLHLI